AGTAACAATACAAGGGCTGGCTCAGGGCCGGTTCCTGAAGTGGTTGAAGACGGAGAATGATACCAATTATATTGATGAACATACGGAAGATATTACCGCCCGGCTGTATGGCTCCCGTAAATTCACCCGGTACGACATTACCGACAGGAAGCAAAATACGCATATCCTGTATCGGCCTAATACTCCTTTTAATATTGGATTTGGCGCGAATTACCGGTTTATAGGCCTGAATATCGGTTTTAATCTGCCGATGATTAATCAGAAAAATGATAAATACGGTAAAACCAAATACATCGATCTGCAATCGCATGTGTATCTGCGTAAAATAGTGGTTGATTTTTACGGTCAGTATTACAAAGGTTATTACATCGCCAATCCTGCCGGGGTGTTTGGCAAGGAGTACGCTGCTCAAAATCCTTATCCACAGCGGCCGGACCTCCGGAACATCGATTTCGGACTGAATGTGCAGTATATTTTCAACGATAAAAGGTTTTCCTACAGGGCACCTAACCTGCAGAACGAATACCAGAAGAAAAGCGCCGGTTCACTGATTGTTGGCGGCGAAATGTTCCTCGGCAGAATCAAAGGCGACTCTTCACTGATCCCGTACAATATGGCCGACACGCTGTTCCTGCACGATCAGCATTATTACAAAACAGGCATATCTTCCCTGGCGGCTAATATCGGTTACGCTTATACGTTTGTACTGAAGCAACACTTCTTTCTTTCCCTGTCACTGACCGGGGGACTGGGAGGGAACGTGACCAGCCTGTTCATGGAAAACGGAGATATTACCCGTCGGGTGGGATTAACATTCAGCAGTACCATCAGGGCTTCGCTGGGATATAACTCCAGCAGGTATTTTGCAGGCGTGCATTACGTAGGAATGAACACCCGCAGCGGCATGTCGATCCCCCATACTTACCAGACGTTTGGTACCGGCAACCTGCGGGTAAGTGTGGTAAGGAGGTTTGCATTGAAAAAGCCGGTATGGCATTCCAGGCATACTATTTAACTCTGCGCAGGTGTAATCCATTTGGATTTAACAGGCGGCTGGTAACTTTCCATTTGCGCCAGCAGGTCCGTGATATTATCGCTGCACAGTAACATATTTTTATTTTCTTCAGAAAGAAAACCTTTGTCAGTCATGTTTTGCGCCAATGCGATCAGGGAATCGTAGAAGCCGTTTGTATTCAGGAGCCCGATAGGTTTCCTGTGCAGTCCCAACTGGCCCCAGGTAAGCATTTCGAAGAGCTCTTCCATCGTACCAAACCCACCCGGCAGTGCGACCACGCCATCACTCAGTTCATTCATTTTAGTTTTGCGCTCGTGCATAGTATCCACAAGGATCAGTTCCGTCAGCCCATGGTGCGCGAGCTCCTTCTTTTGCAGAAAATGAGGCAGCACGCCGATGACCTTTCCTCCTGCCTGCAGCGCGCCGTCGGCAACTGCACCCATCAGGCCAACATGGGCGCCTCCATACACCAGCGTCAGATTACGTTGGGCAAGCGCTGCACCCAGCCCGGTAGCCTGTTGCACATAAATTGGATCAGATCCGCTGCTGGAGCCACAAAAAACAACAATTCGATTCATATCTTTTATCTGTTTATAAGGTGTTTAATTCAGTGATCAGGTTTTCCCGGGCCTGCTGCTCATAACGCTCCAGGA
The genomic region above belongs to Chitinophaga sp. 180180018-3 and contains:
- a CDS encoding DUF4421 domain-containing protein: MNLRILVWLCILSGVTIQGLAQGRFLKWLKTENDTNYIDEHTEDITARLYGSRKFTRYDITDRKQNTHILYRPNTPFNIGFGANYRFIGLNIGFNLPMINQKNDKYGKTKYIDLQSHVYLRKIVVDFYGQYYKGYYIANPAGVFGKEYAAQNPYPQRPDLRNIDFGLNVQYIFNDKRFSYRAPNLQNEYQKKSAGSLIVGGEMFLGRIKGDSSLIPYNMADTLFLHDQHYYKTGISSLAANIGYAYTFVLKQHFFLSLSLTGGLGGNVTSLFMENGDITRRVGLTFSSTIRASLGYNSSRYFAGVHYVGMNTRSGMSIPHTYQTFGTGNLRVSVVRRFALKKPVWHSRHTI
- a CDS encoding TIGR00730 family Rossman fold protein, whose translation is MNRIVVFCGSSSGSDPIYVQQATGLGAALAQRNLTLVYGGAHVGLMGAVADGALQAGGKVIGVLPHFLQKKELAHHGLTELILVDTMHERKTKMNELSDGVVALPGGFGTMEELFEMLTWGQLGLHRKPIGLLNTNGFYDSLIALAQNMTDKGFLSEENKNMLLCSDNITDLLAQMESYQPPVKSKWITPAQS